The Arabidopsis thaliana chromosome 5, partial sequence genomic interval GGAGAAATAgtcaaaaaaaagtttataatacCTTTTTCCtggttcatttttttttttttttgccaacaTTTAAATTCCAATTGTTGAGATTTTAGCCCATCATTTAATGGTGAGAAGAATGAAAGTGCTAAACTATTTGTCTTAAATGATTATACTTTGATTATAAAACTGTGACAATATGATTATTATAcatattgttaaattttattctatgtgatacatatataaatgttttagcAAGTACAAAACATGGAAAATGTGAGCGACTTACAATTATAACATCAATTCTCATTAGCATTTCCGCTTttactgaaaacaaaaacgagTGAGTACAATTTgtcttcccttttttttttttttggacacaAAGTACAATTTATCTTCTATTTCCTCCTTTTTGTGTAATTTGTCTCTTGTCGTATCACCTACATTTTCAGCATTGGATGTTATAAATGCGAACAAACTATAATGTAAAAAACATGTCAGCAGCATCGGGCCATTTCAAACTATGtaaataatgaagaaattaTATGATCtattctaaataattaattaggcCAAATATTATTCTAAGTGAAAAATGTCACGCTCAATTTCTCTTATATAATAACTCCTTCCCTTGAAGCCTTTCTTTAACTCTtttcatcttccttcttccttcttcttctttaaacacaaaaaaccGACAAAAGCCTCTGTCTCGGACagagacaaagaaacagaacagagcAAGAACAATGGCTGTTACACAAATACTTGTCGTCTTTGCTTCTGCATTACTCCTATCAATGTTCTTCACTGGCGTCGATTCCACAAGGTATCGAAATGTTTTTGAGTCAAATTTATACGTGATCTGGTTCATGGAACAAAGCATTGAAGTTCTCACTTCTCAAATCTAAgctaaaacaagaaaaccctttttcttgatttgaattaCTTGATCATGATTACATGGATTTTGTATTATAGATCTAAATATGGAGGgagttctttttattttatttttttatcatagaTTATGTAGAGATCCATGTGATCAAACACAAGTGTGTTATTAGAGTTTATTGAATGATAATGCAACATTTCAATGTGTATTAGCAGTGATTAAGCGAGGTTTGGTATATTGGTTTTATAATTTGAGTTGTGTTTTCGGGTTTAACTAATGAGTTGGTTAATTAATGACTTCCAGGTCTAATGAAACATGGCATGAACATGCAGTTGAGAATCCAGAGGAAGTAGCTGCCATGGTGGACATGTGAGTTTTTCTGTTGcttaaattttgtgttatatactatatatgaataataatgaTTGTTGTTTGTTCTCTAATTAAGTATTTTAGCATCTAATGCGATTGGTTAGttagtaaaacaatttaaaaaatacacTAAACTAGCATTACTTGACGTTTTGGTTGGATAAATTCATGTGATCttcttttatacatttttaactactggagaaaaagaaaataaaaatcagaaaactgGTGAAAGTTGTATTTATGTGGAGCAGGGCTCACATGGCACTTGTGTAAGAATTTTTATACATTCTGGTCAAAAGGTCAAAAGGTCAAAATCCATAGGGCCAAACACCACACCTCGATTCCATTTCTTTcatactttttgtttatgtttttgttttatattaccTTAATTCTcataatgataaaaaaaatttctcttATGCAAATTTTAACTGTTTTTAACTAAAAGTATGTTCTTGGTTCCCGCGCACTGACTTTTTCAACGAGAaaatcttttgattatttagaatttttcgTTTGCCGTAGAAAATGATTGAAAACTTTGTTGATTGTTCTATTTTATACAGTATTATGTTTCCACATTTATCAAATACAAAACGAAAACCTAAATAGGTTAtaaaagtttgattttcaCTTATAGAAACATTCCCATCGGAgttattttttggttcttccgttttcttttttgtgttttcaagATTGACTACATTTTGACTCCGTAAGTTATAGAACTTAATGCCAACAGACTCGATTTTCGATTTGTCTTCGCTTccatgtttttaattaaattttttcgGCATGAAACCAATCAATACATTTAAACAATTTGCAAATCATattgtaaaacataaaaaaaataaaaatcaaataagtaGTGAGGATAAGTTCTTTATGCTTATTCTTACTGAGGGGTTTCAGAGTTATTGGTGGACCAGACATGAAACATGATGCATAACATGGTTCATTTAGTTGAGTAAGATTTGGATGGGATTCTTCATTTAATGCAATGCACCCAAATCATATAGatgaataaatttatttttgtaaaaaacattaaatattaTTGCTTGCAAAAATCTTATGGAGTTATTGTAGACATTGGTCCAAAAACACGTGtaatgttcttgtttttgtttttgaagagAAACATGTGTAAATGTTCCAACACCTAATCTTTAAAACAGTGAATTGCCATCAGCCCCATGCATCTCCCTCGTGTAGTGAATTGTTCTCTGAATGATTTCACTCGTATCTTTAGTCTTATCTCGTTATTACTTATAACTATACTAGTACTTTAAAGATCTGTTTGGCACAAGTTATAATGTTATGACTATATGATTAAACGAATAGtattttttggattattattacccaaaaacatatacaactatTATAACGTCATTTCTAAGAAAGTTTAGcagtgttttatttttatttttggcttttAGAAATCATTGGATTCTTGATTGAATAGGAATAGTTTGCGTAACAAAGCaagatttttttcaattttcttacaatGCGTGAATTAGAAGCATTAGAATAATCCCACCGACGAAACTATTTGTCAAATGACACACATTAAAAGTGGTCCACCCAATTCCTCTGATTTCGGTTAATATAGTAACCATGTTTATATTTAGTGATTAATTCTGTCATAATTCAATTTAGCTTAGTGATCATGTTAAATTAATCTGGTTTGACTAAACCGGTTTTGATGGTTCAGGAGCATTCGAAACAGCACAGCGAGAAGAAGATTAGGATACTTCTCATGCTCAACCGGAAATCCAATCGATGATTGTTGGCGTTGTGACCGGAGATGGCAATCCCGGCGAAAACATCTAGCCAATTGCGCAATCGGGTTCGGTCGCAATGCAATCGGCGGTAGAGACGGTCGTTACTACGTAGTGAGTGATCCAAACGACGATAACCCGGTTAACCCTAAACCGGGAACATTACGTCACGCAGTAATTCAAGAAGAACCATTATGGATCGTCTTTAAACGTGACATGGTCATAACATTAAAAGAAGAACTAATCATGAACAGTTTCAAAACAATCGATGGTCGTGGCGTCAACGTTCACATAGCTAATGGTGCATGCATCACGATTCAGTTCGTGACTAACATTATCATTCATGGGATACATATTCATGATTGTAGACCAACTGGTAACGCTATGGTTAGAAGCTCTCCTTCGCATTATGGTTGGAGAACTATGGCTGATGGAGATGGGATTTCGATTTTCGGGTCGAGTCATATTTGGATTGATCATAATTCGCTTTCGAATTGTGCTGATGGGCTTATTGATGCTGTTATGGCTTCTACTGCTATTACTATCTCCAATAATTACTTCACACACCACAATGAGGTAAGAATTTGTCTcacattttatgttttttggttgctTGAATCGgaagttagttttttttatggtaGCTCTGTTTTATGACAGGTTATGTTATTGGGACATAGTGATACCTATACAAGGGATAAGGTTATGCAAGTTACAATAGCTTATAATCATTTTGGTGAAGGTCTTATTCAGAGAATGCCGAGGTACATACTTTGGCCTAACTTATGATTCTTGGCAAAAACTTCGAAAAGTCgacaaaataaacatttttcattaatGCAGGTGTAGGCATGGATATTTTCATGTAGTTAACAATGACTATACACATTGGGAAATGTATGCGATCGGTGGCAGTGCGAGTCCTACCATTAACAGCCAAGGAAATAGATATCTCGCCCCAAGAAACCGGTTTGCTAAAGAGGTACTTTCAAGAGTTAGGTCGACTAGGTCAAATAAAGAACCGATCTTTCTTGACTTTTGACTTAGTGTCAAACTATAACCCTTATACTTATAGATTACAGTTTCAACAAAATTCTTACAGCAAAAACTTATGGGATGTTTCAGGTGACAAAGAGAGACTATGCAGGGCAATGGCAATGGAGGCATTGGAATTGGAGATCAGAAGGAGATCTTTTTTTAAACGGAGCTTTCTTCACACGTTCTGGATCAGGTCTTGGAGCTAGCTACGCTAGAGCTTCAAGTTTAGCAGCCAAATCATCATCTCTTGTTGGCGTCATTACCTACAATGCCGGTGCTCTTAATTGCAGAGGTGGTCGCCGGTGTTAATAGTTACTAAAGTCtatcttcttttggtttcttgcaTTATACATGGCAATAGCACTATTGAATGTCGAGGCTTGATTTAAAATTGCCTCAACTGTATTATAAAGTTGTAATGATTTGTTTCACCGCCAATTATTGATGTATCTataaaagcaaacaaagtTGGAACTCTCCCTTTACTCTCTCATCTTAATGTTTTCCTACACAAGGataaaagaaacatagaaatttgtcaaaaaaaaaaaaaatagcagtTCTCTCGGAAATGCAATGTAGTATCAATAATATTGGTGAAGTTTATCATCTTGGCATGTGACTATGGTTTTTGGATCAGTTTGGTTCGGTTATATCGCctatgattgtttttgttcttggttaGCTTTGGTTAAGAgtttcaaaaccaaatttaaccGATTTTCTTATTCCGGCTAAATTGGTTATTTTTGGCTGAAGTTGGTTTTATTTTCCGGTTAAATTGGTTCAATAAAACTCTAGTAACAGTTAAAAGAAGTCTAAAAATTTGGTGAAAACGGGTCTCAGTTTGGTATAATCTggttattaaaacaaaaatacctAAGGACGGTTCGAtccgaaccgaaccaaaattttcCGTTTAGCGATGCAAAATTAAAGTTCTTCCTAGAGGTTCAACCGATAGAACTGAAAATCTTGATTCAATCCGGTTCGGTTTTCTCGGTTGGGTTATTTATCCATTGGCTGAAATCCCGCATAACGGGTCGTCTTATTATGTAGGCTAACTACAAGTTGGTCATTCAAGGTTAAACCTGACCAACCCGTAGAGTCCGCTAACCGGGATATGATTAAGATGGGCTGACCAAGACTAACCCCGTTTGGTCGAGGATAACATCCTTCATAATGATGGAGAGGTGTGGGGTATGGTGTCAAAGGGAATAAGAAGGGATGTGAAGGTGGTGGAACCACGTGAGAGGAGACAAGAACCACATGAGAGCATATGagaggaaataaaagaaaggacCTTAGTATCATTGTCATGTTATGTTGTTGATATTGATAAGATAGGTTTGGCAAATGGCTTGCTTCTCTTTCATTACACACTTTGTTTCACCAAATGTTCTCTTTATGCTaatctctccttttttattttcttaatttgtcaCATTTagcgtgtttttttttacagtcGCAGAGACTGCTTCTACGGCCACAAAATTACACTATTACGGCAAGAAATTTAACGCCGTTGAGTCGCTGCGATTCAGACGACAAGTAAAAACAGTTTTTAAAGTTGACGCTGAAATTTCCAGCGATTACGGAattactgtttctttttctttttctgatcgCTGCGGCAACTGCGGCACTTTATTTTTCCCAAATACACATCATCTCAGGCTTTTTATTTGTGCCGCAGTTCTTGCAGCTGCGACTGTTAAACGAACATGCTAATTATCTtaactaaatttaatttgtttcttaagtGAGTAAGCGGAGTAATTTCTTAAACAATTTGAATAGTAGGttagataaaattaaaatttaagtttagaatttgatattcttttttcttttgacctGAAGTGTACACATAACCCCGTCTTAAATAGCATCATGAACACATCAACAATCCATCTCAATTTGTTTTCGTGGTCTCGCGAAAGACGTACGTACAAGTGGCTAACAATTATATTAAGCATCCTTTAAATAcattaagaataataatcTTATGTTACAGAAATCTAAGACGTACAGAGGGAATTATGTTACATGCTCCGGTTTAGAATATTTCatcacaaaaaatatattttattttgtagatttatatatgttaacatTTCAAAAGCATGTACTTTAATCTTTTAACAATACATTGccgttttgaaaacaaaagtcgAAAGACGTCAAATAGAGAATTTTGACGTCATACTACTATGTTACTTATTCcatgaagaaaacataatatctaaattagattttgttttgaaaatttcgaCATAGTATTATTGTCCGTACTTGGACGTATACCAAAAACCACTTGtatttaaaaatcataaacaaaaaaaactcatttatcTATGCGAACATAACACAATATCAAATATGTTAGATAAAAAGTAGTCAACACTTTTCTCACCCCTTATATTGTATGAATTATGACATAATATATAGTGTTTATAGAATTGGTATGAAATTATTTGGTCAACAAATATAGTCTCCATTTTTTGATAGTCAACACtatcaaaatttgttaaaaaatcaatagttTTTACCCATATAGTTTACCTACCACATTAAGGTTTTTTCCtcttgtagtatataagataaACTATTTGACAACAATAAAGTAAATTTTACATACAACATAAGAAATAATACGATAATTAATAAGTCTTGCACCATGTCTAcgaaattattttcttatttcatgCTTTTGGTAGTTCTCTTCTCAggtaattaactttttttcttcttcttcttatatgcTCAACGATCTAATACGTCAATGTACAATTAGCTTTGACATTTTGACAGaacttctttatatttttttcataggAAGCTAATGAACTAATgctatcatttttttcttcatacatattcattttatttaaaagaagCATACTAATTTTAATGATAATTCtgtatagtttttaatttagataCATATCTATGATACTTTAACTCACTATTTGTTGCAGTATTAACGATTATTCCTAAAACTGAGGCACAAAAGAGATGTAGACAAGAACTAGAGCCGGGAAAGCAATGTGTGTTGGCAAAGTGTAGGGAACTGTGTTTCAAACAATTGAAAGGATTCGGGAGTTGTATTGAGAAGCCACCAGGCTCTTCTAAGTATACATGTAATTGTTTCTACAATTGTGGTCCACCAGGATTTTTTTAGAACGCAAGATAATGTAAACTCAATGAAACAatagtttaattttctatggattacaaaatgaaaatttatctttaaattacaaataatgtaatagtttaacaaaaaatgaaaatttatctttatcttaaaattacaaaacttttatactTGCCATATTTAAGGTTTGTTCTTCTGATAGTATATTACTATATTGTGCTTTAACCATTTTTTGATAAACGTGATGTAGCCATCTCCTTCTTCTAGATCTTCCTGCATAACAATTTAATCACACAAAATCAATTTCTACCTCATCGGATTATCACAGACCCATGAACAAATGATACACATCAAACCCAAAATTGGAAGCATAAGACAAGCTAAAGACTAAGAAGATTGGTACCCTTTGCGAGATTTGGGACGAGAAAATAGCTAGAGACGAAGAATCTCCTTAGACGAGGAGAATAGATACGAGGAGATAGCGAGAAAGTCTAAATTTCGTTTTTCCCCAAATGtgtaaattttaaagatattttccGTATGAGCTAGCTCATTATGCCCGCGAACAAAATTGGTCTTTAGACCATATGATCCGTTTTAGTTGCGGGCTGACCACAGACCGTCCACAATATTTTGGACTGAGCTTAGCCCATGGTTGGATGACCATTTGACAGTTCTACTTATTAAAGCGATACAGCTTGTACAGCTTTGACAGTTACCAATCacaaaaactttatcaaaaacgttacaaaaagttttactcagagttttttttgtacaacTTTTTTGTACAACTTTTTCTAACAGCTTTGCACTGTTCCAATAAAGCTAACAGCTAAAAATCTTGTACAATTTTTGGTTACTAATCAGACCCATTATGTTAGGGTTCTCCCTACTTTGAGAAAAATCAGCCCAAATGTCTAACTCTggtaataaatatttgaatgaGTTTATTCTactgtatatattttacacaCATAAAACTTGGtttcttataaatttgaagttttgatatttttttgaataaaaactTTGAGACATAATTCATCATTTACCTTTTATATTACAATTCAtcaagatttttattttatcacatTTCTAAACTACTGAATAAAAGATTCAATTCTTATAAATGTGGAGTCAGTAAAGAAACAACAGAGCTTGTGTATACACAGGGAAAGAGTCTTCCGTCTTTATGTTTAGTTTCACCAATAATCCATACACGAGCATGAGCCATCTTGGAAATGGTGAAAACGTTTCCGGTCTCGTACCgttatttttctcttgtaAACTTTGGAGATGAGTTTGATGGACGAATGACAATCCTCACAGATACGTAGGTTCTTAACAATGCGTATTGGTTTGCCAGGGCTCGTGCTTATCAACCCAAACGCTGTAGCGATCTTCTCGCTGTGGTAATGAAGtacattttctttatcttcttcctccaagtTTAACAAAACCTGTGTGGTGATTGGTCTATACCCAGCTAGTCTCAGTTTGTCTGAGATTTCTACGAGCATTGAGTTGATTTCTTTGGCTTTTGGGTGTGAATCATCTTCCACAACAAACTCATGAAGCACGCCATCAATGTCGATCAAACTACACCCAGGGTCTTTTCTTATATCCTTCTCCTTCATTCTCAGCCTCATCTCTGAAACCTCTGACCAGTTTCCTTGAGAAGCATACATGTTTGAGAGGGCGACATAAGCTCCACTGTCATGAGGAACCATATCCATCAGAATATTGGCAACGCGCTTGCCCATCTCGACATTTCCCTGCATTCTGCAAGCACCCAAAAGTGCTTTCCATATCACATCATCTGGTTTTATAGGCATATTAAGTATAAACTCCTCAGCCTCATCAAGAAGACCCGAACGACCCAATAAATCAACCATACACCCGTAGTGTTCAATCCTAGGCTCTAAACCATCCACACTCACCATCTGACTGAAATatctccttccttcttctaCCAACCCGCCATGGCTACAAGCAGTCAAAAGATTAATGTAGGCAACATCACTAGGTCGAACTCCAGCCTGCctcattttacaaaaacagtCAATAGCATCACCTGCCTGGCCATGTATAGCAAACCCGTTAATCATCGCACTCCAAGTAATCACGTTCTCTCTAGGTAACCTCTCAAATACATGAATCGCTTTCTCAATGATCCCACATTTCGAATACATATCAATCAAAGCAGAGCCAAGCACATCATCAATCCTAATTCCACTATCCTCTGCATACAAATGCAACCATTCTCCCAACTCTAAAGACCCAAGCCGTGAAATAGCAGGAAGAACACTAACCAAAGTAACATAATTCGGTCTAATATCCCCTTTCTTCATCTCACGAAAAACCTCAACAGCATCTTTGAAAAACCCGTTCAGCGAATAACCCGATATCATCGTATTCCACGAAACAACGCTTCTTTGACGCATTTTATCAAACAACATCCGTGCAGCTTTACAATCACCAAGTCTCATATAACCATCAATCATAACATTCCACAAAACTATTtcaccatctctctttcttctatcAGTCATCACCACCATATCTTTCTCTATAATGTTCTTATAAAACAACACACGAGCATCTTTCATAAAACCACACATCACATACATTCTAACAAGATTACTCATCACAAATTCATCACCACCAAATCCATACTTCAAAGCCAAACCATGAATCTGCTTACCTTCTTGAATCTTCCCAGTTTTCGCACAAGCCTTAAGAACAGAGGGAAACGTAAACCGATTCGGTTCAACAAACTCATCACTCATCATCTCGTAGAATAATGTGATTGCGATCAGAGCTTTGTCTTCGTCACTCTCACTGAAACCTCTGATTATAGTATTCCAAGAGAAGCAATTTCGTTGAGGCATTTGATTAAAGATCTTATGTGCGTAGTCAAGGTCACGGTGGTGGAGATCGGAGGTAGCACAGAATCGGAGAATCTCTGCGGCGGCGAGAGTGTCTCGCATTTGACCAGATTTAATGAAAACGGCATGGATTTGAGAGAGGTCTCTTATAGTTCGACAGTTGTTGATTTGAGGAAAGAGTGAAGATGGATGACTCGCCGGAGAAGACGCCGGCGAGTTACCGCCGGGAGAGAAAAGTGTCTGTGTTGGGTTCATTGAGAATCAACAAAGATTCCTACGTGTGGCTATGTAAGACGCATAACAAGATATAATAAAGATTGTGGTCGAAAACCgattaaaccgaaccgaataaACCGATTTATTCAGTTATCGGCGCTGAAGCTGCAAGGAGGAGTTAACCGATCGGCgaaattattttggaatttcGGTCTTTGGATCGGTTCGGTTCGGCAACTCTGAACCGTTTTGTTGTCATATCTAAAGATAGTTAGAACTCTAACCGAATAACCGAATAATCTTATGCATTTGCGCAGACaaagagatttgattatttatgaGACAAGAGGAAGCCAAGTTGGGACTAAACTAATGCAAAGCTTAGCATGAGAGTCACGCAAGCAGAAGCTTAGAAGCACATTCCACAAATCCGACCTTTACACTACTACTATTACTACTACAAATAGGCTTCAACATTAGAGACTATGCACTTCACCTTTGCAACAACCATTTAAGTACATACATACTCCCAAAATGGCTGCCTCTGTGGAATACTTTCCCTATTACTCACCACCCTCCCATCAACATCCTCTCCCTTCTCCAGTTCCACCCCCTCCTTCCCACATTTCccctccaccacctccattTTCTCCTCCTCATcacccaccaccaccacattTTTCTCCTCCTCATCAGCCACCGCCATCACCATATCCTCATCCTCATCcgccaccaccatcaccatatCCTCATCCCCATCAGCCACCGCCTCCACCTCACGttcttccaccaccaccaccaacaccaGCACCGGGGCATCATGTTATCATTGTGGTTGTTATCTCTCTtggaagtttgttttttcttgcattCCTCGCTGCTGCTCTCTTCTGCTAtctcaagaaaagaagaaagtcttCTACAAAGGCTGAGATTATCGAGTTTGATGAACACCTCAAAGTCCAAGAAACCATAGTGCAAGGACCCCATGGCGAACAAACGAGAGTGGTAATGCTTGAAGAGGACATTCATTTGGTAGAGGATATTCACAAGACTGAAAAGCTTAGCCGTCCTAGTCACCTCAGTTCAACTGGAAGACATGCCATTGATATTTCAGATCCCAATCATCATTTTACTGAGCAAAAGTCCTAAATCAAAAGGCTCAAAATGTAAACAATCATATTTATTCACACCATCtaactaataaaaacaatttaaatatgGTACCAAATCTTGCAATCCAAAACTTGATATTGATTCCAAGATAAATGCTGTACATGTCCGTCCAATTAATACAACTTAATATTTTACTATGATTTCCACTTTGCGAATGTAAGTAAccttatatatttatgatcaTTGATTCCGTTTGCTGGCTTTTAATGTAGATTCCTAGTGTACTCTGTTTGGTTTCTCAATAACATTATTCCATTTAACTCGAGTTTCAGATGTTTCTATTAAATAAGTAATGAAAGCAGCTCTAATTCTCCCAAAATTCACAAGTATAGAAAGATAGAAAGATAGAAACAGAGTTATTGCATGGAAGCTGAAAATCATACAGCATGGTGGATATAACCAATGAGACACAAAACAATCACGGCATGTGTTATAGAACAACACTTATCATCTGTATTAACATAAAGCAAAAGTTCCTATACGACATAGTCCAAAGTTACAGACCATAAGCACACCTTATGATTTGTTGTACCCTCTAAAACACAGGATGATGACAAGAAGCAAATTTGCCCAAATTTACTGAGGGAAAAACGAGGGCTTAACGCTCTCatatctcaaacaaaaacttctcAAACAGTTTCATGTGTTCAGATTGGAGGGCAATGGCAACGGATAAGCTGCCATCATTAGTAGGACTTGGTAGCACAAAAGACAAACCCTCGTATGGAATTCCACCAGGTCCCATAAAGATAGGACGACCCCAACCAAAGTCTGCATCATAAATAGGTAATCTAACCCAGCTTGTGATTCCCAAATTTGGGCACTTGTAGGTATGTGCA includes:
- a CDS encoding Pectin lyase-like superfamily protein (Pectin lyase-like superfamily protein; FUNCTIONS IN: lyase activity, pectate lyase activity; LOCATED IN: endomembrane system; EXPRESSED IN: 22 plant structures; EXPRESSED DURING: 14 growth stages; CONTAINS InterPro DOMAIN/s: Pectin lyase fold/virulence factor (InterPro:IPR011050), AmbAllergen (InterPro:IPR018082), Pectate lyase/Amb allergen (InterPro:IPR002022), Pectin lyase fold (InterPro:IPR012334), Parallel beta-helix repeat (InterPro:IPR006626); BEST Arabidopsis thaliana protein match is: Pectin lyase-like superfamily protein (TAIR:AT3G07010.1); Has 30201 Blast hits to 17322 proteins in 780 species: Archae - 12; Bacteria - 1396; Metazoa - 17338; Fungi - 3422; Plants - 5037; Viruses - 0; Other Eukaryotes - 2996 (source: NCBI BLink).), which codes for MAVTQILVVFASALLLSMFFTGVDSTRSNETWHEHAVENPEEVAAMVDMSIRNSTARRRLGYFSCSTGNPIDDCWRCDRRWQSRRKHLANCAIGFGRNAIGGRDGRYYVVSDPNDDNPVNPKPGTLRHAVIQEEPLWIVFKRDMVITLKEELIMNSFKTIDGRGVNVHIANGACITIQFVTNIIIHGIHIHDCRPTGNAMVRSSPSHYGWRTMADGDGISIFGSSHIWIDHNSLSNCADGLIDAVMASTAITISNNYFTHHNEVMLLGHSDTYTRDKVMQVTIAYNHFGEGLIQRMPRCRHGYFHVVNNDYTHWEMYAIGGSASPTINSQGNRYLAPRNRFAKEVTKRDYAGQWQWRHWNWRSEGDLFLNGAFFTRSGSGLGASYARASSLAAKSSSLVGVITYNAGALNCRGGRRC
- the LCR12 gene encoding low-molecular-weight cysteine-rich 12 (low-molecular-weight cysteine-rich 12 (LCR12); LOCATED IN: endomembrane system; CONTAINS InterPro DOMAIN/s: S locus-related glycoprotein 1 binding pollen coat (InterPro:IPR010851); BEST Arabidopsis thaliana protein match is: low-molecular-weight cysteine-rich 21 (TAIR:AT4G29283.1); Has 54 Blast hits to 54 proteins in 4 species: Archae - 0; Bacteria - 0; Metazoa - 0; Fungi - 0; Plants - 54; Viruses - 0; Other Eukaryotes - 0 (source: NCBI BLink).), whose amino-acid sequence is MSTKLFSYFMLLVVLFSVLTIIPKTEAQKRCRQELEPGKQCVLAKCRELCFKQLKGFGSCIEKPPGSSKYTCNCFYNCGPPGFF
- the LPA66 gene encoding Pentatricopeptide repeat (PPR) superfamily protein (LOW PSII ACCUMULATION 66 (LPA66); CONTAINS InterPro DOMAIN/s: Pentatricopeptide repeat (InterPro:IPR002885); BEST Arabidopsis thaliana protein match is: Tetratricopeptide repeat (TPR)-like superfamily protein (TAIR:AT5G66520.1); Has 1807 Blast hits to 1807 proteins in 277 species: Archae - 0; Bacteria - 0; Metazoa - 736; Fungi - 347; Plants - 385; Viruses - 0; Other Eukaryotes - 339 (source: NCBI BLink).); protein product: MNPTQTLFSPGGNSPASSPASHPSSLFPQINNCRTIRDLSQIHAVFIKSGQMRDTLAAAEILRFCATSDLHHRDLDYAHKIFNQMPQRNCFSWNTIIRGFSESDEDKALIAITLFYEMMSDEFVEPNRFTFPSVLKACAKTGKIQEGKQIHGLALKYGFGGDEFVMSNLVRMYVMCGFMKDARVLFYKNIIEKDMVVMTDRRKRDGEIVLWNVMIDGYMRLGDCKAARMLFDKMRQRSVVSWNTMISGYSLNGFFKDAVEVFREMKKGDIRPNYVTLVSVLPAISRLGSLELGEWLHLYAEDSGIRIDDVLGSALIDMYSKCGIIEKAIHVFERLPRENVITWSAMINGFAIHGQAGDAIDCFCKMRQAGVRPSDVAYINLLTACSHGGLVEEGRRYFSQMVSVDGLEPRIEHYGCMVDLLGRSGLLDEAEEFILNMPIKPDDVIWKALLGACRMQGNVEMGKRVANILMDMVPHDSGAYVALSNMYASQGNWSEVSEMRLRMKEKDIRKDPGCSLIDIDGVLHEFVVEDDSHPKAKEINSMLVEISDKLRLAGYRPITTQVLLNLEEEDKENVLHYHSEKIATAFGLISTSPGKPIRIVKNLRICEDCHSSIKLISKVYKRKITVRDRKRFHHFQDGSCSCMDYW
- the TED7 gene encoding tracheary element differentiation-related 7 (tracheary element differentiation-related 7 (TED7); BEST Arabidopsis thaliana protein match is: tracheary element differentiation-related 6 (TAIR:AT1G43790.1); Has 1807 Blast hits to 1807 proteins in 277 species: Archae - 0; Bacteria - 0; Metazoa - 736; Fungi - 347; Plants - 385; Viruses - 0; Other Eukaryotes - 339 (source: NCBI BLink).), giving the protein MAASVEYFPYYSPPSHQHPLPSPVPPPPSHISPPPPPFSPPHHPPPPHFSPPHQPPPSPYPHPHPPPPSPYPHPHQPPPPPHVLPPPPPTPAPGHHVIIVVVISLGSLFFLAFLAAALFCYLKKRRKSSTKAEIIEFDEHLKVQETIVQGPHGEQTRVVMLEEDIHLVEDIHKTEKLSRPSHLSSTGRHAIDISDPNHHFTEQKS